Proteins from a single region of Caldisericia bacterium:
- a CDS encoding S-methyl-5'-thioadenosine phosphorylase: MEKVDIGVFGGTGFYKFFDNVKEVIVETPFGSPSSSIGIVEIEGKKVAFLPRHGKNHEYPPHKIPYRANLWAMKKLGVERIIAPNACGSLQPHIKVGEFVICDQFVDRTSGRVSTFYDGPITTHISMAEPYCSELREIAIENLKKLGFPHHDKGTVVVIEGPRFSTVSESKWFTSMGWEVINMTQYPEVVLARELEMCFLNISVVTDYDVGLVAEGSVEPVSHEMVIKIFNENLEKLKTLIVNIIKDIPLKREKCKCGEALKGARFSGENFVSLF; this comes from the coding sequence ATGGAAAAAGTTGATATTGGAGTTTTTGGAGGAACTGGTTTTTATAAATTCTTTGATAATGTAAAAGAAGTTATAGTTGAAACACCTTTTGGCTCTCCTTCTAGTTCAATTGGAATTGTTGAAATTGAAGGAAAAAAAGTTGCCTTTTTACCAAGACATGGAAAAAATCATGAATACCCACCTCATAAAATTCCATATAGGGCAAATCTTTGGGCAATGAAAAAATTGGGAGTTGAAAGAATTATTGCACCAAATGCTTGTGGAAGTTTGCAACCTCACATTAAGGTTGGTGAATTTGTTATATGTGATCAGTTTGTAGATAGAACAAGCGGTAGAGTTTCAACATTTTATGATGGACCAATTACAACTCATATATCTATGGCTGAACCATATTGCAGTGAATTAAGAGAAATTGCAATTGAAAATCTAAAAAAACTTGGATTTCCACATCATGATAAAGGAACAGTTGTTGTAATCGAAGGACCAAGATTTTCAACAGTTTCAGAAAGTAAATGGTTTACATCAATGGGATGGGAAGTTATAAATATGACACAATACCCTGAAGTTGTTCTTGCAAGAGAACTTGAAATGTGCTTTTTAAATATTTCAGTTGTAACTGATTATGATGTTGGTCTTGTTGCAGAGGGAAGTGTAGAACCAGTTTCTCACGAGATGGTAATTAAAATATTTAATGAAAATTTAGAAAAACTAAAAACTTTAATTGTAAATATAATTAAAGATATACCACTTAAAAGAGAAAAGTGTAAGTGTGGAGAAGCACTTAAAGGAGCAAGATTTTCTGGTGAAAATTTTGTCTCCTTATTTTAA
- a CDS encoding carboxypeptidase-like regulatory domain-containing protein — MKKINFLLILFLIIIFITFYGCKKETKTSDIIVTIQDIDGTSIQDANITFDGKSGKSDSQGKYTFSKIEKGSYNLKITKEGFEDFEETIDISQGEKREVKVVLNKKSEFEEIKNYSEIESFHVIAEYRGKEGKNDQKIELITENFGKKEYMKVVNLYTGKLYAEIFTDEKTAKIRYGEKEDFYEMKREEVGSLSESFHSMINELVDGIKEEFNEKIKIPQGSLEYSLKRVGTEKINNYQTIKYEYSGEANYQNEKTKFLYEIWAINSGKYKNYPTKINAIMSFQDGSMISYTINIFELGEAKVPKI; from the coding sequence ATGAAAAAAATTAATTTCCTGTTAATTTTATTCCTTATAATTATTTTCATAACTTTTTATGGTTGTAAAAAAGAGACAAAAACTTCAGATATAATAGTTACAATTCAAGACATTGATGGAACATCAATTCAAGATGCAAATATAACTTTCGATGGTAAAAGTGGAAAGAGTGATTCACAAGGAAAATATACATTTTCAAAAATAGAAAAAGGTTCTTATAATTTAAAGATAACAAAAGAGGGCTTTGAAGATTTTGAAGAGACTATTGACATATCTCAAGGAGAAAAAAGAGAGGTTAAAGTGGTTTTAAATAAGAAGAGTGAATTTGAAGAGATTAAGAATTATTCTGAAATAGAAAGTTTTCATGTAATTGCTGAATATAGAGGTAAAGAAGGGAAAAATGACCAAAAGATAGAACTTATAACAGAAAATTTTGGAAAAAAAGAGTATATGAAAGTTGTTAATCTTTATACAGGAAAACTTTATGCTGAAATTTTCACAGATGAAAAAACAGCAAAAATAAGATATGGAGAAAAAGAAGATTTTTATGAAATGAAAAGAGAAGAAGTTGGAAGTCTTTCTGAAAGTTTTCACTCAATGATTAATGAACTTGTTGATGGAATTAAAGAAGAATTTAATGAGAAAATAAAAATACCTCAAGGCTCACTTGAATATTCTTTAAAAAGAGTTGGTACTGAAAAAATAAATAACTATCAAACAATAAAATATGAATATTCAGGAGAGGCAAATTATCAAAACGAGAAGACAAAATTTTTATATGAAATTTGGGCTATAAATAGTGGAAAATATAAAAACTATCCAACAAAAATTAACGCTATTATGTCTTTTCAAGATGGAAGTATGATATCTTACACAATAAACATATTTGAATTAGGAGAAGCAAAAGTTCCAAAAATTTAA
- a CDS encoding copper amine oxidase N-terminal domain-containing protein: MKKIFLISLILLISLLFLIKSDVRSLSEKKVIKLQIGNKLAYVDGSQLPLDVPPQILNGRTMVPVRFISEGLGAEVGWDGATKTVTITMDSIEYLKNQINNFKDELNKKETSLKEKDDKIEELQIKVNNLENTKVRVTKVVTFKNLVDNKWSDFTDTFKSSDDNVYTGISINLLEDAKFNLQINLYDPYGTLLYTGKWDNQDYKKGSTWNYWYRVPIKNFLVGGIPGVWKAKVLIDGKESGFVKFNIVKDETYKVTKAEIFEAVTCKSASEGNPQNITQKFSKQDERAIVFIRFKGKIESGFRIKFSFYQPDGKFYTDAKVDIKSIKPDEESWAWGSIKIKGFTPENLPGEWKCKIFFDDDLVKELSFIIE, from the coding sequence ATGAAAAAAATCTTTTTGATTTCCCTCATTCTCCTTATATCACTTTTATTTCTTATAAAAAGTGATGTAAGAAGTTTAAGTGAAAAGAAAGTCATAAAACTTCAAATTGGAAACAAACTTGCTTATGTAGATGGGAGTCAGCTGCCTCTTGATGTTCCACCTCAAATTTTAAATGGAAGAACAATGGTTCCAGTAAGATTTATAAGTGAAGGTTTAGGTGCAGAAGTTGGATGGGATGGAGCAACAAAAACTGTAACAATAACAATGGATTCAATTGAGTATCTTAAAAATCAAATTAATAATTTTAAAGATGAATTAAATAAGAAAGAGACTTCATTAAAAGAAAAAGATGATAAAATAGAAGAACTTCAAATAAAAGTTAATAATTTAGAAAATACAAAAGTAAGAGTTACAAAAGTTGTTACATTTAAAAACCTTGTTGATAATAAGTGGAGTGATTTTACTGATACATTTAAATCATCTGATGATAATGTTTATACTGGAATATCTATTAATTTATTAGAAGATGCAAAATTTAATCTTCAAATAAATCTTTATGACCCTTATGGAACACTTCTTTATACAGGAAAGTGGGATAATCAAGATTATAAAAAAGGAAGTACATGGAACTATTGGTATAGAGTTCCAATTAAAAATTTTCTTGTTGGTGGAATTCCTGGTGTTTGGAAAGCAAAGGTTCTAATTGATGGAAAAGAGAGTGGATTTGTAAAATTTAACATTGTTAAAGATGAGACATATAAAGTAACAAAAGCAGAAATTTTTGAGGCAGTGACATGTAAAAGTGCTTCAGAAGGAAACCCTCAAAATATAACCCAAAAATTTTCAAAACAAGATGAAAGAGCGATAGTTTTTATTAGATTTAAAGGCAAAATTGAATCAGGATTTAGAATAAAATTTTCTTTTTATCAGCCAGATGGCAAATTTTATACTGATGCAAAAGTTGACATAAAATCAATAAAACCTGATGAAGAGAGTTGGGCTTGGGGTTCAATTAAAATTAAAGGTTTTACTCCAGAAAATCTTCCTGGTGAATGGAAATGTAAAATATTTTTTGATGATGATTTGGTAAAAGAGTTAAGTTTTATAATAGAGTAG